The Rhodocytophaga rosea genome has a segment encoding these proteins:
- a CDS encoding EVE domain-containing protein produces the protein MNYWLVKSEPAKYSWDTFEKEGYTFWDGVRNYQARNNLNAMREGDLVLFYHSNEGKAVIGIAKIIKEAYPDPTTMEKGWVVVDLVPEQRLEKPVTLQQIKADKRLENIGLLRQTQLSVMALKPEEFDIIVSLGSN, from the coding sequence ATGAACTACTGGCTGGTTAAATCAGAGCCTGCAAAATATTCCTGGGACACATTTGAAAAAGAAGGTTATACCTTCTGGGATGGGGTTAGAAATTACCAGGCCAGGAACAATTTAAATGCCATGCGAGAAGGTGATCTGGTGTTGTTTTATCATAGTAACGAAGGGAAAGCAGTTATAGGTATTGCTAAAATAATCAAAGAAGCCTATCCTGATCCCACAACGATGGAAAAAGGATGGGTAGTGGTTGATCTGGTTCCGGAACAACGATTAGAAAAACCGGTTACTTTGCAGCAGATTAAAGCAGATAAACGCCTGGAAAATATTGGGTTACTGCGTCAGACACAGCTATCCGTTATGGCTCTCAAGCCGGAAGAGTTTGATATTATTGTCAGCCTTGGAAGTAATTAA
- a CDS encoding ferritin, protein MKDLLRLKSSLTEEIETILNDQVRKEAHSSALYLAMASWCDRNGYDNSADYFYKQSDEERGHMLKIFKYILDLGGSSVSPSIPDVKFEFNSFREVFEEALEQEVIITQSINNIVDRCHKVKDYMTVEFMNWFLNEQKEEEYVARRALELFDVIGEEGTGRWEIDRHIPKITYDAK, encoded by the coding sequence ATGAAAGATTTGTTAAGACTAAAAAGCTCATTAACGGAAGAAATAGAAACCATTCTCAACGATCAGGTAAGAAAAGAAGCACATTCTTCAGCTCTTTATCTGGCCATGGCTTCCTGGTGCGATAGAAACGGATACGACAACAGTGCTGATTATTTTTACAAACAATCAGACGAAGAACGCGGACATATGCTGAAGATATTCAAGTATATCCTCGACCTTGGAGGTTCATCTGTTTCTCCATCCATTCCAGATGTTAAATTTGAGTTTAATTCCTTCCGGGAAGTGTTTGAAGAAGCGCTTGAACAAGAGGTGATTATTACTCAGTCTATCAACAATATAGTAGATCGCTGCCATAAAGTAAAAGATTATATGACAGTAGAATTTATGAACTGGTTCCTCAATGAGCAGAAAGAAGAAGAATATGTAGCCAGAAGAGCCCTGGAACTATTTGATGTAATTGGTGAAGAAGGTACAGGCCGTTGGGAAATCGACCGTCACATTCCTAAGATCACTTACGACGCAAAATAA
- a CDS encoding class I SAM-dependent methyltransferase encodes MIQLLTPQHWKTYRLIDSGNFEKLEKFGDFILSRPEPQAVWDKSMMEGEWQKMASAFFKKEKNNPEKGQWELKKGMPERWFMNYKQSQFELSFKLALSSFKHVGIFPEQATNWDYIYQKLKAIAQPQAKVLNLFAYTGGASLAAKRAGAEVVHVDSVKQVVSWARENMEASGMDNIRWIVDDALKFVKREVKRGNVYQGIILDPPAYGRGPDGEKWVLEENINELLKLCNQLLDKQQHFFILNLYSLGFSALIVDNLVHNCFGKIANPEYGELFLADQFNKRLPLGVFYRFSTH; translated from the coding sequence ATGATACAATTACTCACGCCTCAACATTGGAAAACCTACAGATTGATAGATTCCGGAAATTTTGAGAAGCTGGAAAAATTCGGAGATTTTATTCTGTCGAGGCCAGAGCCGCAGGCGGTCTGGGATAAGTCTATGATGGAAGGAGAATGGCAGAAAATGGCTTCTGCTTTTTTTAAAAAGGAGAAAAACAATCCTGAAAAAGGACAGTGGGAGCTAAAAAAAGGGATGCCTGAACGATGGTTTATGAATTATAAACAATCTCAATTTGAGCTTTCATTTAAATTAGCTTTGTCATCTTTTAAACATGTAGGGATTTTTCCTGAACAAGCTACCAATTGGGATTATATTTATCAGAAACTAAAAGCGATAGCACAGCCACAGGCTAAGGTACTCAATCTGTTTGCCTATACCGGCGGCGCTTCTCTGGCTGCCAAACGGGCTGGGGCAGAAGTGGTGCATGTGGATTCAGTGAAACAGGTAGTAAGCTGGGCAAGGGAAAATATGGAAGCCAGTGGCATGGATAATATCCGCTGGATTGTAGACGATGCCCTCAAATTTGTGAAAAGAGAGGTAAAAAGAGGCAATGTTTACCAGGGAATTATTCTCGATCCTCCGGCTTACGGAAGGGGACCAGATGGAGAAAAGTGGGTGCTGGAAGAGAATATCAATGAATTATTAAAATTATGTAACCAGTTGCTGGATAAACAACAGCACTTTTTTATACTCAACCTGTATTCGCTCGGGTTTTCTGCCCTGATTGTAGACAACCTGGTACACAACTGCTTTGGAAAAATAGCAAACCCGGAATATGGAGAACTTTTTTTAGCCGATCAGTTTAACAAAAGGTTGCCTTTGGGGGTTTTCTATAGGTTCAGTACGCATTAA
- a CDS encoding DNA polymerase/3'-5' exonuclease PolX, translating into MENSDIIRSFRLASQLMELHEENPFKIRSYTNVVFALEKLNVELSSLTTEQIIQLEGIGKSIADKINTLNRQGTFEELENLLAKTPPGVLEMMRIKGIGPKKIRVLWKELGLESTDALLEACENNQVAKLKGFGEKTQENIKQSLLFNQAAVGKLHYASAELIANDLLTQFHAKGLQASLTGQMARKLDIIDQLQYVIATDSPAQAHTLLDSWQELEKNLKTSAPFVWRGRLEASGLPVEIHMVPAKQYINRVFMYSSAPAHLAYANETGKSLLQTVSTQLFDSEEAIYQVVQLPYIVPELREGLHEFDLAKQGKLSSLIELKDLKGILHNHSTYSDGKHTLEEMALYCKELGYQYLGISDHSKSAFYANGLYEEKVRKQHAEIEQLNKKLAPFRIFKGIESDILHDGALDYEPDVLASFNFIVASVHSGLKMDEAKATQRLISAVENPYTTILGHPTGRLLLRREGYPINHRKVIDACAANGVVIEINANPWRLDIDWHWLPYALEKEVMISINPDAHEKDGYHDMIYGVHVARKGGLTKDMTFNALPLERVAAHFAAKQRQPA; encoded by the coding sequence TTGGAAAATTCAGACATTATCCGCTCTTTCCGCCTCGCTTCTCAGCTCATGGAACTCCATGAAGAGAATCCATTTAAAATCAGATCTTATACTAATGTAGTGTTCGCTCTGGAAAAACTCAATGTTGAGTTATCTTCCCTCACAACGGAACAGATTATCCAGCTGGAAGGTATTGGAAAAAGTATTGCAGATAAAATCAATACCCTCAACCGGCAAGGCACTTTTGAAGAACTGGAAAACCTGCTGGCGAAAACACCGCCCGGCGTATTGGAAATGATGCGGATTAAAGGAATAGGCCCAAAAAAGATACGGGTATTATGGAAAGAACTGGGTCTGGAAAGTACGGATGCATTACTGGAAGCCTGTGAAAACAATCAGGTAGCAAAACTGAAAGGGTTCGGGGAAAAAACACAGGAGAATATCAAGCAATCTCTTTTATTTAATCAGGCAGCCGTAGGAAAACTACATTATGCCAGTGCTGAACTTATCGCTAATGATCTACTTACCCAGTTTCATGCCAAGGGGTTACAAGCAAGTTTAACCGGGCAAATGGCCAGGAAACTGGATATTATTGACCAGTTACAATACGTAATTGCAACTGATTCACCTGCCCAAGCGCATACCTTACTGGATAGCTGGCAGGAATTGGAGAAAAATCTAAAAACATCTGCCCCCTTTGTGTGGCGGGGAAGACTGGAAGCCAGTGGCTTACCGGTTGAAATTCATATGGTACCGGCAAAACAATACATTAACCGGGTATTCATGTATTCTTCCGCACCTGCACACCTGGCGTATGCCAATGAAACTGGCAAAAGCTTGTTACAAACTGTTTCTACTCAACTATTTGACTCTGAGGAAGCTATTTATCAGGTTGTGCAGTTGCCTTATATTGTTCCGGAACTCCGGGAAGGGCTACATGAATTCGATCTTGCCAAGCAAGGAAAGCTGTCTTCACTGATCGAACTAAAAGACCTGAAAGGTATTTTGCACAACCATTCTACGTACAGCGACGGGAAACATACGCTGGAAGAAATGGCTTTGTATTGTAAAGAGTTAGGTTACCAATACTTAGGCATATCCGACCATTCAAAATCAGCATTTTACGCCAATGGCTTGTACGAAGAGAAGGTTCGTAAACAACATGCCGAAATTGAGCAGTTAAATAAAAAGCTAGCTCCTTTCCGTATTTTCAAAGGTATCGAATCTGACATTTTGCACGATGGCGCTCTGGATTATGAACCTGATGTACTGGCAAGTTTTAATTTTATTGTAGCTTCTGTGCATTCAGGCTTAAAAATGGATGAGGCAAAAGCCACCCAGCGGCTCATCTCGGCTGTTGAAAATCCTTATACCACCATACTCGGCCATCCAACAGGCAGATTATTGTTACGGCGCGAAGGCTATCCTATTAATCACCGGAAAGTGATTGATGCCTGTGCAGCCAATGGAGTAGTCATTGAAATTAATGCCAATCCCTGGCGGCTCGATATTGATTGGCATTGGCTGCCGTATGCGCTGGAAAAAGAAGTGATGATCAGCATTAACCCGGATGCTCATGAAAAAGATGGCTACCATGACATGATTTACGGCGTACATGTGGCTAGGAAGGGTGGCTTAACAAAAGATATGACATTTAATGCCCTGCCTTTAGAAAGGGTAGCCGCTCATTTTGCAGCCAAGCAAAGGCAACCTGCTTAG
- a CDS encoding SRPBCC family protein encodes MKIHTLAVITIAAAPESVYDALTTPHYFPTHFRGFGPVPGISHEVLPKEVIHYQVGMVRKMYAEDTSVLTEKITELEYPNLFAYEIISGIGKPLSLLVNHGRSVWNFLPHGNTTIVEWHYVFTMTSPVVYPVASILIRYFMKKAMQRCLSNLKTGLEKKVAATA; translated from the coding sequence ATGAAGATACATACCTTAGCGGTAATAACTATTGCTGCTGCTCCTGAATCTGTATATGATGCCCTGACAACGCCTCACTACTTTCCAACCCACTTTAGAGGATTTGGTCCGGTTCCCGGGATTTCGCATGAAGTATTACCAAAAGAAGTAATTCATTATCAGGTAGGTATGGTAAGAAAAATGTATGCGGAAGATACCAGTGTGCTAACTGAAAAAATTACAGAACTTGAATATCCGAATTTGTTTGCCTATGAGATCATATCTGGCATCGGAAAACCTTTATCACTATTGGTAAATCATGGGCGGAGTGTGTGGAATTTTCTACCACACGGAAATACTACTATTGTGGAGTGGCATTATGTATTTACGATGACTTCTCCGGTCGTTTATCCGGTAGCTTCTATACTTATCCGTTATTTTATGAAAAAAGCGATGCAACGGTGTCTGTCAAACTTAAAGACGGGTTTGGAGAAAAAAGTAGCTGCAACTGCATAA
- a CDS encoding class I SAM-dependent rRNA methyltransferase gives MYQSIILKSGRERSLINRHPWLFSGAVKQLPKAENGDIVAVRDNHDQLLGYGFYSPQSQIVCRLFEFTSQSMDFNQSAYWHHKIIQAYQLRKAKVIRLGTNAYRLLHAEGDFFPGVIADVYKDVAVLQLLIKGTEKVLPHIISGLQQLGIQYIYLKNKHSPGFREEVVLPNGFITTEETRSQVIAEENGMKFIIDFEKGQKTGFFIDQRDNRSLLQQYTTGKTVLNAFSYTGGFSVYALAGNASLVHSVDISKEATQFCNENIALNFGASAAHESFAADCFDYIRHTSHTYDVMVLDPPAFAKNAKAVPNASRGYKDLNLTAFKKIQPGGIIFTFSCSQNIDKDLFRKIIFSAAADAQRNVRILHQLTQPVDHPVNIFHPEGEYLKGLVLYVE, from the coding sequence ATGTATCAGAGTATCATTCTAAAATCAGGGCGGGAACGTTCATTAATCAACAGGCATCCCTGGCTCTTTTCCGGTGCAGTTAAACAATTGCCAAAAGCCGAAAATGGAGATATAGTTGCCGTCAGGGACAATCACGACCAGCTATTGGGATATGGATTCTATTCGCCGCAAAGTCAGATCGTATGCCGCTTGTTTGAATTTACCAGTCAATCTATGGATTTCAACCAGTCAGCTTACTGGCATCATAAAATTATTCAGGCGTACCAGCTTCGCAAAGCCAAGGTGATTCGCTTAGGAACCAATGCGTACCGGCTGTTACATGCAGAAGGTGATTTCTTTCCTGGTGTGATTGCCGATGTGTACAAAGACGTAGCTGTATTACAATTACTCATTAAAGGAACAGAAAAAGTATTGCCACATATCATCTCTGGTTTACAGCAACTTGGCATTCAATATATCTATTTAAAAAATAAGCATAGTCCAGGTTTCAGGGAAGAGGTAGTACTGCCCAACGGCTTTATAACAACGGAAGAAACCAGGTCGCAGGTGATTGCCGAGGAGAATGGTATGAAGTTTATAATTGACTTTGAAAAAGGCCAGAAAACCGGCTTTTTTATTGACCAGCGTGATAACCGTTCTTTATTACAGCAGTATACAACCGGAAAAACCGTACTAAATGCATTCAGTTATACAGGCGGTTTCAGTGTGTATGCACTGGCTGGCAACGCTTCTCTGGTGCATTCTGTGGATATTTCGAAAGAGGCAACCCAGTTTTGTAATGAGAATATAGCACTTAATTTTGGTGCTTCTGCTGCCCATGAATCATTTGCTGCTGATTGTTTTGACTATATCCGGCATACCTCCCATACATATGATGTAATGGTATTAGATCCACCTGCCTTTGCTAAAAATGCCAAAGCCGTACCTAATGCTTCCAGAGGATACAAAGACCTGAACCTGACTGCTTTTAAAAAAATACAACCAGGAGGCATTATTTTTACTTTTTCCTGCTCCCAGAATATTGATAAAGACCTGTTCCGTAAAATCATTTTTTCAGCTGCGGCTGATGCCCAGCGGAATGTACGCATCCTGCACCAGCTTACCCAGCCTGTCGACCATCCTGTAAATATTTTTCATCCGGAAGGAGAGTACCTGAAAGGATTGGTATTATATGTGGAATAA